In one Macrobrachium rosenbergii isolate ZJJX-2024 chromosome 53, ASM4041242v1, whole genome shotgun sequence genomic region, the following are encoded:
- the LOC136834148 gene encoding gastrula zinc finger protein XlCGF57.1-like, with protein MAIHTGRGLLCARTVGSHSPRNAISMPTWQSTRGEVKDCGKSFSQKCHLNAHMAIHTGRRPFSQKCHLNVPTWGGSHSPRNAISMPTWQSTLGERPFVCKDCGKSFSQKDLNAHMAITGRGFCVQCARTVGSHSPKCHLNAHMAIHTGESPFVCKDCGKSFSQKCHLNAHMAIHTGERPFVCNDCGKSFSSKSYLNIHMRNHKGEMPFVCEDCGKSFSQKSNLKTHMASHMGERPFLCKDCGKSFSSKSYLDIHMRNHTGERPFVCKDCGKSFSKKESLKRHMAIHTGEMAFTCKDCGKSFCKKSYLKSHMRIHLGGSHLLAKCGKTFSRRKSLKRHFLTHTAVERSVLTGQQGKPSDEEVM; from the exons atggcaatccacacggggAGAGGCCTTttgtgtgcaaggactgtgggaagtcattctcccagaaatgccatctcaatgcccacatggcaatccacacggggAGAGgtcaaggactgtgggaagtcattctcccagaaatgccatctcaatgcccacatggcaatccacacggggAGAAGGCcattctcccagaaatgccaTCTCAATGTACCCACATGGGGaggaagtcattctcccagaaatgccatctcaatgcccacatggcaatccacactGGGGGAGAGGCCTTtcgtgtgcaaggactgtgggaagtcattctcccagaaagATCTCAATGCCCACATGGCAATCACGGGGAGAGGCTTTTGTGTTCaatgtgcaaggactgtgggaagtcattctcccaaatgccatctcaatgcccacatggcaatccacacgggggagagCCCTTtcgtgtgcaaggactgtgggaagtcattctcccagaaatgccatctcaatgcccacatggcaatccacacgggggagaggccttttgtgtgcaatgactgtgggaagtcattctccagCAAGTCATATCTTAACATACACATGAGGAACCACAAGGGGGAGATGCCCTTCGTGTGcgaggactgtgggaagtcgttctcccagaaatcaaATCTCAAGACCCACATGGCAAGCCACATGGGGGAGAGGCCCTTcttgtgcaaggactgtgggaagtcgttctccagCAAGTCATATCTTGATATACACATGAGGAAccacacaggggagaggcccttcgtgtgcaaggactgtgggaagtcattttCCAAGAAAGAAAGTCTCAAGAGGCACATGGCAATCCACACTGGGGAGATGGCCTTCacctgcaaggactgtgggaagtcttTCTGCAAGAAATCTTATCTCAAAAGTCACATGAGGATCCATCTTGGGGGAAGCCATTTGCTCGCGAAGTGTGGGAAAACGTTTTCCAGGAGGAAGAGCCTGAAACGACATTTCTTGACCCACACTG CTGTGGAGCGGAGTGTCCTTACTGGGCAGCAAGGGAAGCCTTCAGACGAAGAAGTTATGTAG